In one window of Meiothermus sp. DNA:
- a CDS encoding DMT family transporter, producing MRRDQLLGLLYLNLATLFWGSTFVLVKDGLQTLGPGQINFVRFAIATLVFAPFLFRRDPSLWRAGLELGAVLFVAYLTQTVGLQYTTASRSAFITTLYVVALPLLLGVLGHRLGWPIWLAAGLAVGGVGLLSYDGSPPNLGDAWTLITALSYAFYIWRLEHFAQRFSALPLTGIQMLMVTLLSLVWMLGEGPTWNPSNFPFLSLLYLGLVASALCIWLQALGQRLVPAPQAAVIFTLEPVYAAAFAYVLLGERLGWQGMLGAALIIAATLISQLRSTKPHPEQVTPEV from the coding sequence GTGCGCCGAGACCAGCTTTTAGGACTGCTTTACCTCAACCTGGCTACGCTCTTTTGGGGCAGCACGTTTGTGCTGGTGAAGGATGGTCTGCAAACCCTGGGGCCGGGCCAGATCAATTTTGTGCGCTTCGCCATCGCTACGTTGGTCTTTGCGCCCTTCCTGTTCCGGCGCGACCCCAGCTTGTGGCGGGCAGGCCTCGAGCTTGGAGCGGTGCTTTTTGTGGCCTACTTGACTCAGACCGTGGGCCTGCAATACACCACTGCCAGCCGCAGCGCCTTCATCACCACGCTCTATGTGGTGGCGTTGCCTTTGCTGCTGGGGGTTCTGGGGCACCGCCTGGGCTGGCCCATCTGGCTGGCGGCAGGGCTGGCAGTGGGGGGCGTGGGGCTATTGTCCTACGACGGCTCGCCCCCCAACCTGGGCGATGCCTGGACGCTCATCACGGCGCTTTCGTATGCCTTTTACATCTGGCGATTAGAACACTTTGCTCAGCGCTTTTCGGCCCTGCCGCTCACCGGTATTCAGATGCTTATGGTCACCCTGCTCTCGCTTGTCTGGATGCTTGGCGAAGGGCCTACCTGGAATCCCAGCAATTTCCCCTTCCTTTCGCTCTTGTACCTGGGCCTGGTGGCCTCGGCGCTGTGCATCTGGCTGCAGGCCCTGGGCCAGCGGCTGGTACCAGCACCCCAGGCGGCGGTGATTTTCACCCTCGAGCCGGTCTACGCAGCCGCTTTTGCCTATGTGCTGCTGGGCGAGCGATTGGGCTGGCAGGGGATGCTGGGGGCGGCCCTGATTATTGCCGCGACCCTCATTAGCCAGCTCAGGAGCACAAAGCCCCACCCCGAGCAGGTCACCCCGGAGGTGTAG
- a CDS encoding universal stress protein: protein MFRKILIAVDESSCSERAGRVGLAFAKKLNAQVVATHVMKAPPTYWGLAAPSDTMKRHAQEILEPWALLGQQMQLDLHTEPMHDEDIAEGIVYLANRSQCDLIVMGMHGREGLGRMLLGSVAEGVAHHAPVPLLLVRPVPAASDENQAGAEAAQA from the coding sequence ATGTTCCGCAAAATCCTGATCGCGGTGGATGAATCATCCTGCAGTGAACGGGCTGGGCGGGTAGGACTGGCCTTCGCTAAAAAGCTGAATGCCCAGGTGGTGGCGACTCATGTGATGAAGGCGCCCCCAACCTACTGGGGGTTGGCTGCGCCGTCGGACACCATGAAACGACATGCTCAGGAAATTCTGGAGCCCTGGGCGTTGCTGGGTCAGCAGATGCAGCTCGACCTCCACACCGAACCCATGCACGACGAAGACATTGCCGAGGGCATCGTCTACCTGGCCAACCGCAGCCAGTGCGATCTGATCGTGATGGGTATGCACGGGCGCGAGGGGCTGGGGCGGATGCTTTTGGGCAGCGTGGCCGAAGGGGTTGCTCACCACGCACCGGTGCCCTTGCTGCTGGTTCGTCCTGTTCCGGCAGCATCCGATGAGAATCAAGCTGGGGCTGAAGCAGCCCAGGCTTGA
- a CDS encoding BTAD domain-containing putative transcriptional regulator, with product MKRMPSRSEQATPALRVRTLGQVEVLVAGRPAVWHAHTAEELFFYLLSYPEGRSKEEILETLWGLDPDPIANNRFRVTVFRVRTALKNPEAIQEDHGRYRLAEEILHSTDLYGFYQALAQGHHATCETARLESYNKAISLYRGDYLPGFSTNWVSQAREEHKAAYVQALLEVALIHYDREDWRATAEYLERALKADPYIGENYHQRLMWCLAAAGDRYGAIEHYRRFVKFLHEELGDTPMPETKALAEHIKQGDPIAPYHEVHGLGSRSPQA from the coding sequence ATGAAAAGGATGCCATCCCGTTCAGAACAGGCTACGCCTGCGCTCCGGGTGCGCACCCTGGGCCAGGTGGAGGTATTGGTGGCCGGACGGCCTGCCGTCTGGCACGCCCACACGGCGGAAGAACTCTTCTTCTATCTACTTTCTTATCCCGAGGGTCGCAGCAAAGAAGAGATCCTCGAGACGCTGTGGGGTCTCGACCCCGACCCTATCGCCAACAACCGCTTTAGGGTAACGGTTTTTCGTGTCCGTACAGCCCTGAAAAACCCCGAGGCCATCCAGGAAGACCATGGGCGTTATCGTCTAGCCGAGGAGATTTTGCACAGCACCGATCTGTATGGTTTCTATCAGGCTCTGGCCCAGGGCCACCATGCCACTTGTGAAACGGCCCGTCTGGAAAGCTACAACAAAGCCATTTCGCTTTATCGGGGCGATTATCTGCCGGGTTTCTCAACCAACTGGGTTTCTCAAGCCCGCGAGGAGCACAAGGCAGCCTATGTACAAGCGCTGCTGGAGGTTGCCCTGATCCATTATGACCGGGAAGACTGGCGGGCCACTGCGGAGTATCTCGAGCGGGCCCTGAAGGCCGATCCCTACATCGGCGAGAACTACCATCAGCGCCTGATGTGGTGCCTGGCTGCTGCCGGCGACCGGTACGGGGCCATCGAGCATTACCGTCGCTTCGTGAAATTTTTGCATGAAGAACTGGGCGATACCCCCATGCCCGAAACCAAAGCGCTGGCCGAGCACATCAAGCAGGGGGATCCCATCGCTCCCTATCACGAGGTTCATGGCCTGGGCTCCAGAAGCCCACAGGCTTGA
- a CDS encoding ATP-binding cassette domain-containing protein, with protein sequence MSQIRAQNLSKFYPVALKAPGFVGTLRHFFQRKYKQVEAVKGVSFQIAPGEVVGFLGPNGAGKTTTLKLLSGLIYPSAGQVEVAGHQPFKREHAFLRKITLVMGNKQQLIWDLPAADSFRVNAAVYEIPEADFKKRVGELSEMLALEGKLNQPVRKLSLGERMKAELLAALLHRPQVLFLDEPTLGLDVNAQVAVREFLREYNRRYQATILLTSHYMTDITALCERVLMIHQGSLVYDGGLEGLLGRFAPYREVHIQLGQPVEKDRLEQFGEVREQEGLEARLLVRREQLVGGVSQILRELPIADLEVRDPAIEEVIGQVFADTRLIAGSITDG encoded by the coding sequence GTGAGCCAAATTCGGGCCCAGAACCTATCCAAGTTCTATCCGGTAGCCCTTAAAGCGCCTGGATTTGTGGGTACCCTGCGGCATTTCTTCCAGCGCAAATACAAGCAGGTGGAGGCCGTCAAGGGTGTTTCGTTTCAGATAGCCCCAGGCGAAGTGGTGGGCTTCCTGGGGCCCAACGGGGCCGGCAAAACCACCACCCTCAAGCTCTTGTCGGGTCTAATCTACCCCAGCGCGGGGCAGGTGGAGGTGGCCGGACACCAGCCCTTCAAGCGCGAACATGCGTTTTTGCGCAAGATTACCCTGGTAATGGGCAACAAACAGCAGCTCATCTGGGATCTGCCGGCTGCCGATAGTTTTCGGGTCAACGCTGCCGTCTACGAAATTCCCGAAGCCGATTTCAAAAAGCGGGTGGGCGAACTGAGCGAGATGCTGGCCCTGGAGGGCAAGCTGAACCAGCCTGTGCGCAAGTTGAGCCTGGGCGAGCGCATGAAGGCCGAGCTGCTGGCGGCGCTTTTGCACCGGCCCCAGGTCCTGTTCCTGGACGAGCCCACCCTGGGGCTGGACGTGAATGCCCAGGTAGCGGTGCGCGAATTTTTGCGCGAGTACAATCGGCGCTACCAGGCCACCATTCTGCTCACCAGCCACTACATGACCGACATCACCGCCCTGTGCGAGCGCGTCTTGATGATTCATCAGGGGAGCCTTGTATACGATGGTGGGTTGGAGGGGTTGTTGGGGCGCTTTGCCCCCTACCGCGAGGTGCACATCCAGCTGGGGCAACCGGTGGAGAAAGACCGACTGGAGCAGTTCGGCGAGGTGCGCGAACAGGAGGGCCTCGAGGCCCGACTCCTGGTACGGCGTGAACAACTGGTAGGCGGGGTCAGCCAGATACTCCGTGAGCTGCCCATTGCAGACCTCGAGGTGCGGGATCCGGCCATCGAAGAGGTGATTGGGCAGGTGTTTGCCGATACCCGGCTGATTGCTGGGTCAATAACCGATGGCTAA
- a CDS encoding phosphoribosyltransferase → MKPFKDRNQAGELLAQRLVELGYDQEPHLLVFGLPRGGVPVAYPVALRLRAPLDVWVVRKLGTPGHEELAMGAIASGGGRVLNQEIVESLQISADTIAAAEQQQRAELQRREQLYRGNRPFPNLSGQTVLLVDDGLATGATMKAAIAAAQAQHPKRLVVAVPVAPPDTVAEIQALVDEVVCLQTPAFFQAVGLWYEHFPQTSDEEVLALLQAARRSDSPARPAQSDAG, encoded by the coding sequence ATGAAACCCTTCAAAGACCGCAACCAGGCTGGCGAACTGCTGGCCCAAAGGCTGGTGGAGCTGGGGTATGACCAGGAGCCTCATCTACTGGTATTTGGCTTGCCCCGGGGAGGTGTACCGGTGGCCTATCCGGTGGCCTTGCGGCTCAGGGCCCCCCTGGATGTCTGGGTGGTGCGCAAACTGGGCACCCCCGGCCATGAAGAGCTGGCCATGGGGGCCATTGCCTCGGGCGGGGGGCGGGTACTCAACCAGGAAATTGTGGAAAGTTTGCAAATATCAGCGGATACCATCGCTGCCGCGGAGCAGCAGCAGCGGGCCGAACTACAGCGCCGCGAGCAGCTGTACCGCGGCAACAGGCCGTTCCCCAACCTGAGCGGCCAGACCGTCTTGCTGGTAGACGATGGACTGGCCACCGGCGCTACCATGAAAGCGGCCATCGCGGCGGCCCAGGCACAACACCCCAAACGCCTGGTGGTAGCCGTACCGGTGGCGCCCCCGGATACGGTGGCGGAAATACAGGCCCTGGTGGACGAGGTGGTTTGCTTGCAGACGCCCGCTTTTTTTCAGGCGGTGGGTCTGTGGTATGAACACTTCCCCCAAACCTCCGACGAAGAGGTGCTGGCCCTGCTCCAGGCCGCCCGTCGGTCGGATAGCCCGGCTAGGCCAGCCCAATCTGATGCAGGGTAA
- a CDS encoding universal stress protein produces the protein MFRHILVPVGLGAGSQAAAQHALNLSRWLGCKVTLVHVLENAEGAVYETFAQMVQGARRKPTVLLVEPHGQTVGAVVAQTAQQTHADLIVIGCHDAAPQTSEVLGPTAQSVVAESKVPVQVVPTAVWGQSKPWLQRFLGRAVQEI, from the coding sequence GTGTTTCGTCACATCTTGGTTCCTGTGGGCCTGGGAGCGGGTAGCCAGGCTGCTGCCCAACATGCCCTCAACCTTTCCCGCTGGCTGGGCTGTAAGGTGACGTTGGTGCATGTGCTCGAGAACGCCGAGGGCGCGGTCTACGAGACTTTTGCCCAAATGGTGCAGGGGGCACGCCGCAAACCGACAGTATTGCTGGTGGAGCCCCACGGCCAGACCGTGGGCGCGGTGGTGGCCCAGACCGCCCAGCAAACCCACGCCGACCTGATTGTCATAGGTTGCCACGATGCCGCCCCGCAGACCTCGGAGGTGCTGGGGCCTACAGCCCAGAGCGTTGTGGCTGAATCCAAAGTACCTGTTCAGGTGGTTCCCACTGCGGTATGGGGACAGAGTAAACCCTGGCTGCAACGCTTTCTGGGTCGAGCGGTACAAGAGATTTGA
- a CDS encoding M48 family metallopeptidase, producing MSDTEKATLYYQNKTIRYTIRRSARRRTVGITIDVQGVRVAAPKRMPLEQVIALVNTKARWIAEKHTEFKSRLEPRKRFVSGEEFLYLGRRVSLQIQSEGLSPHPKRGSHKPGSSMQPELFDFNFLPRARPKAAVALKGNVLHVQADASSKQSTKEVREILEEWYKARAEEVITRRVQHYADQLGWRMPKVLIRNQKKRWGSCNAKGELRFNWRLVMLPLPVLDYVVVHEMAHLKVLNHSPRFWALVEQIMPNYKARHQALHELGMRLYW from the coding sequence ATGTCAGACACGGAGAAAGCTACCCTTTACTACCAAAACAAAACCATTCGCTATACCATCCGCCGCAGTGCCCGCCGCCGGACGGTGGGAATTACCATCGATGTTCAGGGGGTGCGGGTCGCCGCCCCCAAACGTATGCCCCTCGAGCAGGTTATCGCTCTGGTGAACACCAAAGCCCGCTGGATTGCCGAAAAACACACCGAATTCAAGAGTCGACTGGAGCCGCGCAAGCGATTTGTCAGTGGGGAAGAGTTTTTGTACCTGGGCCGCCGGGTGAGCCTTCAGATTCAGTCCGAAGGTTTATCCCCTCACCCAAAGCGGGGGAGCCACAAACCCGGTTCCTCGATGCAGCCCGAGTTGTTTGATTTTAACTTTTTACCCAGAGCCAGGCCCAAAGCAGCAGTGGCCCTCAAAGGCAATGTTTTACATGTACAGGCCGATGCCTCCTCAAAGCAGAGCACCAAAGAGGTACGGGAGATTCTCGAGGAATGGTATAAGGCCCGCGCCGAGGAGGTAATTACGCGCCGGGTACAGCACTATGCCGATCAACTGGGCTGGCGCATGCCCAAGGTGCTCATCCGCAACCAGAAAAAGCGCTGGGGGAGTTGCAACGCCAAGGGCGAGTTACGTTTCAACTGGCGGCTGGTGATGCTGCCCTTGCCGGTGCTGGACTATGTGGTGGTGCATGAGATGGCCCACCTCAAGGTGCTCAACCACAGCCCTCGCTTCTGGGCCCTGGTCGAGCAGATCATGCCCAACTACAAAGCCCGTCACCAGGCCCTGCACGAGCTAGGCATGAGGTTGTACTGGTAG
- a CDS encoding prolyl oligopeptidase family protein — MKFSYPPAPTAQVVEDLHGVPIPDPYRPLEDPHAPETRAWIEAQNRLTFDYLAQIPLRGALKGRLEELWNYPRVVSFFKRGGRYFSLRNNGLQNQNVLHVQESLEAAPRVLLDPNTLSEDGTVALNNYAVSRDGRYLAYALSQSGSDWLVWKVREVESGQDLPDEIRWSKFSTAAWLPDSSGFFYSRYDPPAEGADYTGANYFQKVYLHRLGTPQGEDVLIYERPDQKEWGFHAFVTHDGRYECLHVWRGTHRENLFFYRLHGSEEPFAPLVGEFVASFAFIRNQGSRFFFQTNLEAPRGRVIALDVAQGGLEAHQTVVPEGEDTLIFAEAAADCLVLGYLHHASQRLEVLDLEGQSRGRLPLPTLGMVPTLAGEEDDPELFYGFTSFLYPTTLYHHHLATGQTRTLFAPPLNFDPGHYETHQVFVTSKDGTQVPLFLVHRKGLEHSGQNPTLLYGYGGFNIPMTPAFNPGRLVWLEQGGVFAQACLRGGGEYGEDWYRAGTLERKQNVFDDFIACAEWLIAQGYTQPKRLAIQGGSNGGLLVGAALTQRPELFGVALPAVGVLDMLRFHKFTIGWAWVSDYGSPDDPAQFRYLLPYSPLHNLKPGVHYPATLITTADHDDRVVPAHSFKFAAALQAAQGGPAPVLIRIQTKAGHGLGKPTRILIEEQADIYAFTLHQIGLA; from the coding sequence ATGAAGTTTTCATATCCCCCAGCTCCTACCGCCCAGGTTGTGGAGGACTTACACGGTGTGCCGATTCCCGATCCCTACCGGCCCCTGGAAGACCCCCACGCGCCCGAGACCCGGGCCTGGATTGAGGCCCAGAACCGCCTTACCTTTGACTACCTGGCCCAAATCCCCCTGCGCGGGGCCCTGAAGGGCCGGCTCGAGGAGCTGTGGAACTACCCCCGTGTGGTCAGCTTTTTCAAACGGGGTGGGCGCTATTTCAGCCTGCGTAACAATGGCCTGCAAAACCAGAACGTGCTCCACGTGCAGGAGAGCCTGGAGGCGGCCCCCCGGGTGCTGCTCGACCCCAACACCCTCTCCGAGGACGGCACGGTGGCCCTGAACAACTACGCGGTGAGCCGGGATGGGCGCTACCTGGCCTATGCCCTGAGCCAGAGCGGCTCGGACTGGCTTGTCTGGAAGGTGCGCGAGGTGGAAAGCGGGCAAGACCTACCCGACGAAATCAGGTGGAGCAAGTTCAGCACCGCGGCCTGGCTACCCGACAGCAGCGGGTTTTTCTATAGCCGCTACGACCCCCCCGCCGAAGGCGCCGACTACACCGGGGCCAACTACTTCCAGAAGGTCTACCTGCACCGCCTGGGCACGCCCCAGGGCGAAGATGTGCTGATCTACGAGCGGCCCGACCAAAAGGAGTGGGGCTTTCATGCCTTTGTGACCCACGACGGGCGGTACGAATGCCTGCACGTGTGGCGGGGCACCCACCGGGAGAACCTGTTTTTCTACCGCTTGCATGGCTCGGAGGAGCCTTTTGCCCCGCTGGTGGGTGAGTTTGTGGCCTCGTTTGCCTTCATTCGCAACCAGGGTTCCCGCTTTTTCTTCCAAACCAACCTCGAGGCCCCCAGGGGCCGTGTGATTGCGCTGGACGTGGCCCAGGGGGGCCTCGAGGCCCACCAGACCGTCGTGCCCGAGGGCGAGGACACTCTGATCTTCGCCGAAGCCGCAGCAGACTGTCTGGTGCTGGGCTACCTGCACCACGCCAGCCAGCGGTTGGAGGTGCTGGATCTCGAGGGACAGTCCAGGGGCCGCCTGCCCTTGCCCACCCTGGGCATGGTGCCCACCCTTGCCGGGGAGGAAGACGACCCGGAGCTCTTTTACGGCTTTACCTCGTTCCTGTACCCCACCACCCTGTACCACCATCACCTTGCCACCGGCCAGACCCGAACCCTTTTTGCCCCGCCCCTGAATTTTGACCCGGGCCACTACGAGACCCACCAGGTGTTCGTAACCAGCAAGGACGGCACCCAGGTGCCGCTGTTCCTGGTACACAGAAAGGGGCTCGAGCATAGTGGCCAGAACCCCACCCTGCTCTATGGCTATGGGGGCTTCAACATCCCCATGACCCCGGCTTTCAACCCTGGGCGCCTGGTCTGGCTCGAGCAGGGCGGCGTATTCGCTCAGGCTTGCTTGCGCGGGGGTGGCGAATACGGTGAGGACTGGTACCGGGCCGGCACCCTGGAGCGCAAACAAAACGTGTTCGACGACTTTATCGCCTGCGCCGAGTGGCTTATCGCGCAGGGCTATACCCAGCCCAAGCGACTGGCCATCCAGGGTGGCTCCAACGGCGGGCTTCTGGTAGGGGCGGCCCTCACCCAGCGCCCGGAGCTGTTTGGCGTAGCGCTGCCTGCGGTGGGGGTGCTGGATATGCTGCGCTTCCACAAGTTCACCATTGGCTGGGCCTGGGTCTCGGACTACGGCTCACCCGACGACCCGGCGCAGTTCCGCTATCTGTTGCCCTACTCCCCGCTGCACAACCTGAAGCCCGGCGTTCACTACCCGGCCACCCTCATTACTACCGCCGACCACGACGACCGGGTGGTGCCGGCCCACTCCTTCAAGTTTGCGGCGGCCCTGCAGGCAGCCCAGGGGGGCCCTGCGCCGGTGCTCATCCGCATCCAGACCAAAGCCGGACACGGCCTGGGCAAACCCACCCGGATATTAATTGAAGAACAGGCCGATATATACGCTTTTACCCTGCATCAGATTGGGCTGGCCTAG
- a CDS encoding VLRF1 family aeRF1-type release factor — protein MLTQEGTRYIREFVAPRVAPVLSLYLDVNPANPSNQGKAYMLRAKEALEASKTPPEVRQKVLEALEHNLPQAHSRVLFATGSWMEIYDLQVDLPLVEGVEAHWGEPYLTPIFYVLDEYDRVGVVYLDSEKWRMFEVYLGEIEELPGAFRAVPTQEWNRLTQDSSGRRYSQGGIHRAAANTDRFERRLDAWTHRFYKRLAGLLEQTLRERNIQRLVLMGPRVEVQVFKELLPRRLREQILATLPSLPTPLIQAGEVLKRVQEVLEPLERERENRLLDELAERGVTGLDQTLELLQQGGLHLLVAPWNPQGKVYRAPDGWVGGSMEGAVAHGAGRIEDVELRQVLPELAATYGTRLEFVRGPAEERLIKAFGGLAGLPRW, from the coding sequence ATGTTGACCCAGGAAGGTACTCGCTACATACGCGAGTTTGTAGCTCCGAGGGTAGCTCCGGTCTTGTCGCTGTACCTGGATGTAAACCCGGCCAACCCCAGCAACCAGGGCAAGGCTTATATGCTGAGGGCTAAAGAAGCGCTGGAAGCTTCAAAAACGCCGCCTGAAGTACGCCAAAAAGTGCTGGAGGCGCTCGAGCACAACCTGCCCCAGGCCCACAGCCGGGTGCTCTTTGCCACCGGGAGCTGGATGGAAATCTACGACCTGCAGGTGGATCTGCCCCTGGTAGAGGGCGTCGAGGCGCACTGGGGCGAGCCCTACCTGACCCCCATTTTTTATGTGCTGGACGAATACGACCGGGTGGGGGTGGTCTACCTCGATAGCGAGAAATGGCGCATGTTCGAGGTGTATCTGGGCGAGATTGAGGAGTTGCCGGGGGCCTTCAGGGCGGTACCCACCCAGGAGTGGAACCGGCTCACCCAGGATAGCTCCGGGCGGCGCTATAGCCAGGGCGGCATTCATCGGGCGGCGGCCAACACCGACCGCTTCGAGCGCCGGCTGGATGCCTGGACCCACCGCTTCTACAAGCGCCTGGCCGGCCTGCTCGAGCAAACCCTGCGCGAGCGCAACATCCAGCGGCTGGTGCTAATGGGGCCCAGGGTCGAGGTGCAGGTGTTCAAAGAACTCCTGCCCCGCCGGCTGCGCGAACAGATACTGGCTACCCTGCCCTCCCTGCCCACCCCCCTGATCCAGGCCGGCGAGGTGCTGAAGCGGGTGCAAGAAGTGCTAGAACCCCTCGAGCGCGAACGGGAAAACCGTCTCCTGGACGAACTGGCCGAGCGCGGGGTAACTGGGCTGGATCAGACCCTAGAGCTCTTGCAGCAAGGTGGGCTGCACCTGCTGGTGGCTCCCTGGAACCCCCAGGGCAAGGTCTACCGCGCCCCGGACGGCTGGGTGGGCGGCAGCATGGAGGGCGCCGTGGCGCATGGAGCCGGACGCATCGAGGACGTGGAACTCAGGCAGGTCTTGCCCGAGCTGGCCGCCACCTATGGAACCCGCCTCGAGTTCGTGCGGGGGCCGGCTGAAGAGCGCCTCATCAAAGCCTTTGGCGGTCTGGCTGGGCTGCCGCGGTGGTAA
- a CDS encoding helix-hairpin-helix domain-containing protein — protein MKALQSILLLLTLLGPATLPLTWAQSQSAPRVININTATQSQLEALPGIGPKIAREIIRNRPYRDGKELQAKVKGIGPKTWEEIKRYVRFR, from the coding sequence TTGAAAGCACTGCAGAGCATTCTTCTTTTGTTGACCCTTTTGGGCCCGGCTACCCTGCCCCTCACCTGGGCTCAGAGCCAAAGTGCCCCACGGGTTATCAACATCAATACCGCTACCCAAAGCCAGCTCGAGGCCCTTCCTGGCATCGGCCCGAAAATTGCCCGCGAGATCATCCGCAACCGCCCCTACCGCGATGGCAAAGAGCTCCAGGCCAAGGTCAAGGGGATTGGCCCTAAAACCTGGGAAGAAATCAAACGCTACGTGCGCTTCCGCTAG
- a CDS encoding glycerol-3-phosphate dehydrogenase/oxidase — translation MERAQLLERLASETFDLLVIGGGATGAGVALEAASRGLKTALLERYDFSEGTSSRSTKLIHGGVRYLEIAVKTFDRVQLNLVRDALHERAIMLRNAPHLSRPLWLLTPLYKFWEAPYYYTGLKIYDLLAGKARLQPAQYIDAKGTLERFPSINPGGLKGSVAYQDGQFDDARFNVELALTAAQQGAVVLNYAEVKGLLKQNGQLGGVVVRDGLSKKEVEVAARVVVNATGPFSDTIRRMDDPDAPPLLKASSGIHIVLDKKYSPLDTGLLIPKTEDGRVVFVLPWLGGTLVGTTDDPAPIVDHPRVTEEEIGYVLRQVKPYLGEIPREAVRASWSGLRPLVSRPEADTARLARDHLIQKSPSGLLTLTGGKWTTYRKMALDLVNYAVRQFELQAGPSRTEQLPLLGGQGFEPDGAKKLEQMGWSSDIAQHLHRSYGARATVVAQIAAEGYRTRLAVEWPIIEAEVIYAARHEMAYSPLDVLARRTRLAFLDTLAALAAAPRVSELMGRELGWSADRVALEAEKARAQILSAI, via the coding sequence ATGGAACGTGCCCAATTGCTAGAAAGACTTGCTTCCGAAACCTTCGACCTGCTGGTAATTGGGGGTGGTGCTACCGGGGCAGGGGTAGCCCTGGAAGCGGCCAGCCGGGGCCTCAAAACCGCCCTGCTCGAGCGATACGATTTTTCTGAAGGCACCTCGAGCCGCAGCACCAAACTGATCCACGGTGGGGTGCGCTACCTGGAAATCGCCGTCAAGACCTTCGACCGGGTGCAGCTTAACCTGGTGCGCGACGCGCTGCACGAGCGGGCCATCATGCTAAGGAACGCGCCCCATCTATCCCGCCCCTTGTGGCTCCTGACCCCCCTGTACAAGTTTTGGGAAGCGCCCTACTACTACACCGGCCTGAAGATATACGACCTCCTGGCCGGAAAGGCCCGCCTGCAACCCGCGCAGTACATCGATGCCAAAGGAACCCTGGAACGCTTTCCCTCGATCAATCCGGGGGGGCTCAAAGGTTCGGTGGCCTATCAGGACGGCCAGTTCGACGACGCTCGCTTTAACGTAGAGCTGGCCCTTACTGCAGCGCAGCAAGGGGCGGTGGTGCTCAACTACGCCGAGGTGAAGGGGTTGCTCAAGCAGAATGGCCAGCTAGGGGGGGTAGTGGTCAGGGATGGCCTGAGCAAAAAGGAAGTGGAGGTGGCCGCCCGGGTGGTGGTCAATGCTACCGGTCCCTTCTCCGATACGATTCGGCGCATGGACGACCCCGACGCCCCCCCTTTGCTGAAAGCCAGCTCGGGTATTCACATTGTGCTGGACAAAAAATACAGCCCCCTCGATACCGGCCTGCTGATTCCCAAAACTGAGGACGGACGGGTGGTGTTCGTGTTGCCCTGGTTGGGAGGTACCCTGGTGGGTACGACCGACGACCCAGCCCCGATAGTCGATCACCCCAGGGTAACGGAAGAGGAGATTGGTTATGTGCTCCGGCAGGTTAAGCCTTACCTGGGCGAGATTCCACGGGAGGCTGTGCGGGCTAGCTGGTCGGGCCTGCGCCCGCTGGTTTCGCGCCCCGAGGCCGACACGGCCCGGCTGGCCCGCGACCACCTGATTCAGAAAAGCCCTTCGGGCTTACTTACCCTGACGGGGGGCAAGTGGACCACCTACCGCAAAATGGCCCTGGACTTGGTGAACTATGCCGTGCGGCAGTTTGAACTGCAAGCAGGCCCCTCTCGAACCGAGCAGCTTCCGCTCTTGGGCGGGCAAGGCTTTGAGCCGGATGGAGCGAAAAAACTCGAGCAGATGGGTTGGTCTTCGGACATCGCCCAACACCTCCACCGGTCCTATGGCGCCCGCGCCACAGTGGTGGCCCAGATTGCGGCGGAAGGCTATCGGACGCGATTGGCGGTGGAGTGGCCGATCATTGAAGCCGAAGTGATTTACGCGGCCCGCCACGAGATGGCTTACTCTCCGCTCGATGTGCTGGCCCGCCGAACCCGCCTGGCCTTCCTGGACACGCTGGCTGCCCTCGCGGCAGCCCCACGGGTGTCCGAACTGATGGGCCGGGAACTGGGTTGGAGCGCGGACCGTGTGGCGCTGGAAGCCGAAAAAGCCAGGGCGCAAATTCTAAGCGCAATTTGA